The proteins below are encoded in one region of Sander lucioperca isolate FBNREF2018 chromosome 11, SLUC_FBN_1.2, whole genome shotgun sequence:
- the LOC116058882 gene encoding uncharacterized protein LOC116058882 isoform X1, which translates to MARLCYTEGQLLLLVLALVLSAEARDRRPMTLRRTKREWILPPTKLMENTDYTNTEFIAKIHSDKQTNMEVKYYLSGPGADKPPFNLFVVDYITGFVRITAKLDREKTPFFNLSGRAIFTDGTAAEDDIPLNVIVLDMNDNTPYFELHTGNISEASKKGTLVMQIQGKDDDEAGTDNSKISYSIASQEPRGTGHMFTIDAETGQLYVKEATLDRETCDFYKLVVHGSDLGGAPGGRTGTGTVEIRVLDINDNIPTLEKSEYNGNVDENVADVVVMRIKALDNDLAHTDNWVTVFEIAKGNENNLFSIETDRKTNEGILKLIKAVDFEKVKKLELGLVIRNVAPFVEGEALQMDVDVQVGEGGPLVPGASGASGADLGLDAGGDVGVGLGLDPGLEGGLKPGVGVGLKPGVKPGVKPGTKPPAKTYPLKIAVNNVPEGPAFIPDTKKVPVSEDPKEAPKDGVITVFTAVDPDTGKTAEDVSYAKAYDPDKWFTIDKETAEIKLIKVPDRESPFLVNGTYIAKILAITKDMPSKTATGTIAIQVLDHNDHCPTLTTTRSTLCSDVKTVNVTGFDEDVSPNAAPFTFRIIPKGTRGSWDVEVINETSAALHSREALWPGSYQLQVEVVDAKGLSCPANEIFTVDVCTCVDTGDCRVKAARLGSTSSKFSASAIGLMLAAMCLLLFIPLLLLFFQCGGAGTIFPDQFSDLPFDAKEHLMSYHTEGRGEDKEVPLQSVPIKLGTREKVCAPVPNFNTFPSKTTGNQKTSIYDESVYNIQEISQSFIEVDNIYRFSRDNYGNGGAAFGMQQFGVQHTTSLFDDIALSDAFLKDYYSQKAMCAVPLNDGLLEYGFEGQGSSAGSVGCCSLLESDNDLHFLDDLGFKFKTLAEICSPPTPTPTPVLTHTMAGAVKTTVNIVEPVVKPKMERSVETKHIDIKTEKVMSSTNISKSSVRTVSTALPPMTLPPSKVTNIGHSSNISHSASLPRQTQTVILQQQPVYYTTSPVLQPMHYVVQPRLQNTVLLASGAPRANLPGMYVVSGSQSTSSGLLIRGPQGSPSGPVIQSTQSPKSPYSPASPVSPSLLLPGGPGVPQVSVPAEGLKIVGPNPDGTYMLVKEKSSLCEVEGVDPGSPQGTLPRGAILVKEAVPPQGVLGPAAQGSVYGILPGHTVAIKGGVVAVNSNMGQTWVGQPGPVGLGTVPVLGVGVGKPGMGHVVTVKPKVRQAGIWPAGIHPVGIRQVSVNQFQGIQPLEQIPDAGEILKACRIDSPKEDKITSVVNTIITAETAKTHQPSKEEGIMNNLFMDDSDLAQDMHDDTVEEKQDVITYTSEHVITLHEEEPSTEENVGRQEAAPSKDEVEEGKQLSIVEGPKDRSPEVGLEPQSNKVTDYQSDRDLEEDVSPAEKVVSDIETNQVIVITDSMQAEENMEGMTPVTNDEEKIVQEKLLESEVCLNTAGDELSASPPNEISTDIVNVCEERSIPKQEATPELRVDPSEGNKIDQGQAKTDILTAEARPSLQTVSPILTNQQEDLDDSHLISEEVQVEGSNVPTISTLEQHLQTDSSPGHKEEDDDQPNITSESGVDDDQVNADADSISDGEREESVVEDAVSQQSLSTSGDQSEDLERQHALSSQIENISDDCITDEEKDEDAVEEMVLQVQHNIGFLDDQDEDSASCTSSQVDDTLMSDDDINVPEKEEEETLEEVALSIQQNVSITDNQAEEIEGEAVSERNSPLEDQHIADGNMDIGENEEHIVEEVTSPLQPHLSISNDEEVRRVDAGSVIYQVEDQFIPEDNIREGAKEEDIVEDAVSQQSLSTFGDQYEDIERQHALSSQIENISGDYITDEEKDEDAVEEMVLQVQHNIGFLDDQDEDSAEEDASCTSSQVDDTLMSDDDINVPEKEEEETLEEVALSIQQNVNITDNQAEEFEGEAVSERNSPSEDQHIADGNMDIGENEEHIVEELTSPLQPHLSISNDEEVRRVDAGSVIYQVEDQFIPEDNIREGAKEEDIVEDAVSQQSLSTFDDQYEDIERQRALSSQIENISGDCITDEEKDEDAVEEMVLQVQHNIGFLDDQDEDSASCTSSQVDDTLMSDDDINVPEKEEDETLEEVALSIQQNVSITNYQDEEIEGEAVSERNSPLEDQHTADGNMDIGDNEEHIVEEVTSPIQPHLSISNDEEIEGIAVSERSSPLQDQLFADDNMDIGKKEGHIAKEVTSLIQPHLSISNDEEIGRVAAGSVIYQVEDQFIPEDNIKDGAKEEDIVEKEVSPEHQTTFISDEDSEEEDASHTVSQVEELISNGSVSDGEKEAPYIQQNIRISDDQDEEREREDAKGTSSHVEEEGIKSFQQLEEDSQSLEPECLSGFISQHAEMIQVAATSTVIESQEMPWEGTTHQVRQGIDSSQRGDITLEILERQDTVGQVLVSGANMDDAVTSSEELRPSRVATGQVYMSSEDKGASSRILASGQVAEGETTQSDFQNTDVIQIQQSEGGDLTLEKGKAEVTSDLGIREGLDNRATNASGQVSPTSNLEIRVVDQAISSVLETDPGSAGAETACFTATSEVAGEAGYLVHNERVCMTGEAAGVGPNTGGKAGSIEVVSEAPNYMHGAEASGGEVSPVQIQTVISQTPRSKSRKSKKDSNKDPQSPKRPSGKCKQQ; encoded by the exons ATGGCTCGGCTCTGCTACACAGAGGGGCAGCTGCTTCTGCTAGtgctggcgttg GTGCTCAGCGCTGAGGCAAGAGACAGGAGGCCAATGACACTGAGGAGGACGAAGAGGGAGTGGATCCTTCCTCCTACTAAGCTGATGGAGAACACAGACTACACCAACACGGAGTTCATTGCCAAG ATTCACTCggataaacaaacaaatatggaGGTGAAATATTATCTATCCGGACCAGGAGCTGACAAGCCACCCTTCAACCTATTTGTGGTGGACTATATCACCGGGTTTGTACGCATCACTGCTAAGCTGGACCGGGAGAAAACTCCATTCTTCAAT CTATCCGGGAGGGCTATATTCACAGATGGAACAGCAGCAGAGGATGACATCCCACTGAATGTCATAGTCCTGGACATGAACGACAACACTCCTTATTTTGAACTGCATACTGGCAACATCAGTGAGGCAAGCAAAAAAG GGACCTTAGTTATGCAGATCCAGGGGAAAGATGATGACGAAGCTGGAACAGATAATTCAAAGATCTCCTACTCCATCGCCAGCCAGGAGCCACGAGGCACAGGTCACATGTTCACTATAGACGCAGAGACAGGCCAATTGTACGTCAAGGAGGCCACCCTGGACAGAGAG ACTTGTGACTTCTACAAACTGGTTGTACATGGGAGTGATCTGGGAGGGGCACCAGGGGGGCGAACTGGGACAGGAACTGTGGAGATCAGAGTCCTGGACATCAATGATAACATCCCCACTCTGGAAAAATCTGAG TACAATGGCAACGTGGATGAAAATGTCGCTGACGTAGTTGTGATGAGAATCAAAGCTCTGGACAATGACCTTGCGCACACAGACAACTGGGTGACTGTCTTCGAGATCGCCAAAGGAAATGAGAATAATCTCTTCTCCattgagacagacagaaaaaccaATGAGGGCATCCTTAAGCTGATTAAG GCCGTGgattttgaaaaagtcaagaAACTTGAGCTCGGCCTGGTCATTAGGAATGTAGCTCCTTTTGTGGAGGGGGAGGCTTTACAGATGGATGTGGACGTTCAGGTTGGAGAGGGTGGTCCTCTGGTTCCCGGAGCCAGTGGCGCAAGTGGAGCAGACCTGGGGTTGGATGCAGGTGGGGATGTAGGTGTCGGCTTGGGCCTAGATCCTGGCCTTGAAGGAGGACTTAAGCCTGGAGTGGGTGTTGGACTTAAGCCAGGTGTCAAACCAGGTGTCAAACCAGGAACAAAGCCTCCGGCAAAAACCTATCCCCTTAAGATAGCAGTGAATAACGTGCCAGAGGGTCCTGCATTCATCCCTGACACCAAGAAGGTTCCTGTATCAGAGGATCCAAAGGAAGCACCCAAGGATGGCGTGATCACAGTGTTCACTGCTGTCGATCCAGACACcggaaaaacagctgaagaTGTCAG TTATGCCAAAGCTTATGATCCAGACAAATGGTTTACCATTGATAAAGAAACAGCTGAGATTAAACTCATCAAGGTACCAGATAGAGAGTCGCCGTTCTTGGTGAATGGTACCTACATTGCCAAGATCCTGGCCATAACCAAAG ACATGCCGTCAAAGACAGCCACGGGAACAATAGCCATTCAAGTGCTCGACCACAATGACCACTGTCCCACCCTGACCACCACCCGCAGCACTCTCTGCTCTGATGTCAAAACTGTTAATGTTACTGGCTTTGATGAGGATGTGAGTCCCAACGCGGCTCCATTTACATTCAGAATCATACCTAAAGGGACACGAGGCAGCTGGGACGTAGAAGTCATCAATG AGACGAGTGCTGCTCTTCACTCCCGTGAGGCGCTGTGGCCCGGCTCATACCAGCTGCAGGTGGAGGTGGTGGACGCTAAGGGTCTGTCTTGCCCGGCCAATGAAATTTTTACTGTGGACGTTTGTACCTGTGTGGACACAGGGGACTGCAGGGTAAAGGCCGCCAGACTAGGAAGTACTTCCTCCAAGTTCTCTGCCTCAGCTATCGGCCTGATGCTAGCGGCAATGTGCTTACTGCTGT tcaTCCCGCTTCTCCTGCTGTTCTTTCAGTGTGGAGGAGCAGGCACCATCTTTCCTGACCAATTTAGTGATCTGCCATTTGATGCCAAAGAACACCTCATGTCCTACCACACTGAAGGCAGAGGCGAGGATAAG gaagtGCCACTCCAAAGTGTTCCAATCAAATTGGGTACTCGGGAGAAAGTTTGTGCACCAGTGCCAAACTTCAACACGTTTCCTTCCAAAACAACAGGAAATCAGAAAACTTCAATCTATGATGAATCTGTGTATAACATTCAGGAAATCAGCCAAAGTTTTATAGAGGTTGACAACATCTACCGGTTTTCAAGGGACAACTATGGCAATGGCGGTGCTGCATTCGGCATGCAACAATTTGGTGTCCAACACACCACATCTCTGTTTGATGATATAGCCCTATCTGACGCTTTTCTCAAAGATTACTACTCACAG AAAGCGATGTGTGCTGTCCCACTGAACGATGGCCTTTTGGAGTATGGTTTTGAGGGCCAGGGCTCCTCTGCTGGCTCAGTGGGCTGCTGCAGCCTCCTGGAGTCTGACAACGACCTACACTTCCTCGATGACCTCGGGTTTAAATTCAAGACCCTGGCTGAGATCTGTTCGCCTCCTACACCAACACCCACACCCGTCCTGACACACACAATGGCAGGTGCTGTCAAAACCACAGTCAATATTGTTGAACCTGTCGTTAAGCCCAAAATGGAGCGCAGTGTTGAAACAAAGCATATCGATATAAAGACAGAAAAGGTCATGTCATCTACTAACATCTCTAAATCATCCGTCAGAACTGTAAGCACTGCCCTGCCACCCATGACACTTCCTCCCTCCAAGGTTACTAACATCGGTCATTCCTCTAACATCAGTCATTCTGCTTCCCTGCCCCGTCAAACCCAGACAGTCATACTTCAGCAGCAGCCAGTTTACTACACCACCAGCCCTGTACTGCAGCCCATGCACTATGTAGTTCAACCACGCCTTCAGAACACGGTTCTGCTGGCAAGTGGGGCCCCTAGAGCCAATTTACCAGGCATGTATGTAGTGAGTGGGTCCCAGAGTACTTCTTCTGGACTCCTAATCAGGGGACCCCAAGGCTCTCCTTCTGGGCCAGTTATCCAGAGCACTCAGAGCCCAAAAAGCCCTTACAGCCCTGCCAGTCCAGTAAGCCCCTCCCTGTTGCTACCTGGTGGACCAGGTGTGCCTCAGGTCTCAGTCCCTGCGGAGGGCTTGAAAATAGTAGGGCCAAATCCTGATGGTACTTATATGTTAGTTAAAGAAAAGAGTAGTCTGTGTGAGGTAGAGGGGGTGGACCCAGGCTCACCTCAGGGCACTTTGCCCAGAGGTGCTATCCTGGTTAAAGAGGCTGTTCCCCCTCAGGGGGTTTTAGGCCCAGCAGCCCAGGGGAGTGTGTATGGCATTCTGCCAGGACACACTGTTGCTATAAAGGGGGGTGTTGTTGCAGTAAATAGCAATATGGGGCAAACATGGGTTGGGCAGCCAGGGCCGGTGGGGTTAGGGACGGTCCCTGTTTTGGGAGTTGGTGTTGGGAAGCCGGGAATGGGACATGTGGTAACAGTGAAGCCCAAAGTCAGACAGGCTGGAATTTGGCCAGCTGGGATACATCCAGTTGGGATTAGGCAGGTCAGTGTAAACCAGTTCCAAGGAATTCAGCCATTGGAGCAAATACCGGATGCTGGTGAAATTTTAAAAGCATGTAGAATAGATTCACCAAAGGAAGACAAGATCACTAGTGTTGTGAATACCatcattactgctgaaacagcTAAAACTCATCAGCCTTCAAAGGAAGAAGGTATCATGAATAATCTGTTTATGGATGACAGTGATCTAGCTCAGGACATGCATGATGATACAGTTGAAGAAAAGCAAGATGTGATCACCTACACATCAGAGCATGTCATAACATTACATGAAGAGGAGCCTAGCACAGAAGAAAATGTGGGCAGACAGGAAGCAGCACCTTCGAAAGATGAAGTAGAAGAAGGAAAACAGCTCAGCATAGTTGAAGGTCCAAAGGACAGAAGTCCTGAAGTTGGGTTGGAACCTCAATCAAACAAAGTCACAGATTATCAAAGTGACAGGGACCTGGAGGAAGATGTCAGTCCAGCAGAGAAAGTTGTTTCAGACATAGAAACAAATCAGGTCATTGTCATCACTGATAGTATGCAGGCAGAAGAGAATATGGAGGGAATGACTCCTGTCACCAATGATGAGGAGAAGATTGTGCAGGAGAAACTGTTAGAGTCTGAAGTGTGTCTCAATACTGCAGGTGATGAGTTGTCTGCATCTCCGCCAAATGAGATTTCAACAGacattgtgaatgtgtgtgaagagAGGTCCATCCCTAAACAAGAAGCAACGCCAGAACTAAGAGTGGATCCTAGTGAAGGGAATAAAATAGACCAAGGTCAAGCAAAGACAGATATCTTGACTGCTGAAGCAAGACCATCATTGCAAACTGTGAGCCCTATTTTAACTAACCAACAAGAAGATCTGGATGATTCACATTTGATATCAGAGGAAGTACAGGTAGAGGGCTCTAATGTGCCAACTATTTCAACATTAGAGCAACATCTGCAAACAGACAGTAGCCCTGGCCAcaaagaagaagatgatgatcAACCTAATATAACATCAGAATCAGGAGTAGATGATGATCAAGTCAATGCAGATGCAGACAGTATtagtgatggagagagagaagagagtgtTGTGGAGGATGCAGTGTCACAGCAGAGTCTCAGCACCTCTGGTGACCAATCTGAAGACCTTGAAAGACAACATGCTTTGAGTTCTCAAATTGAGAACATCTCAGATGACTGCATTACTGATGAAGAGAAAGATGAAGATGCTGTGGAGGAAATGGTGTTACAGGTACAGCACAATATAGGCTTCTTAGATGACCAAGATGAAGACAGTGCATCATGCACGAGTTCTCAAGTGGATGATACCTTAATGTCAGATGATGACATAAATGTtccagagaaagaggaggaggagactctGGAGGAAGTGGCGTTATCTATACAGCAAAATGTTAGCATCACAGACAACCAAGCTGAAGAGATTGAAGGTGAAGCTGTATCAGAAAGAAATTCTCCTTTGGAGGATCAGCACATTGCAGATGGCAATATGGATATTGGAGAGAATGAAGAGCACATTGTGGAGGAAGTGACATCACCGTTACAGCCACATCTTAGTATCTCTAATGATGAAGAGGTTAGAAGAGTAGATGCAGGAAGTGTGATTTACCAAGTGGAGGATCAGTTTATCCCAGAAGACAACATAAGAGAGGGAGCAAAAGAGGAGGATATTGTGGAGGATGCAGTGTCACAGCAGAGTCTCAGCACCTTTGGTGACCAATATGAAGACATTGAAAGACAACATGCTTTGAGTTCTCAAATTGAGAACATCTCTGGTGACTATATTACTGATGAAGAGAAAGATGAAGATGCTGTGGAGGAAATGGTGTTACAGGTACAGCACAATATAGGCTTCTTAGATGACCAAGATGAAGACAGTGCAGAAGAAGATGCATCATGCACGAGTTCTCAAGTGGATGATACCTTAATGTCAGATGATGACATAAATGTtccagagaaagaggaggaggagactctGGAGGAAGTGGCGTTATCTATACAGCAAAATGTTAACATCACAGACAACCAAGCTGAAGAGTTTGAAGGTGAAGCTGTATCAGAAAGAAATTCTCCTTCAGAGGATCAGCACATTGCAGATGGCAATATGGATATTGGAGAGAATGAAGAGCATATTGTGGAGGAACTGACATCACCGTTACAGCCACATCTTAGTATCTCTAATGATGAAGAGGTTAGAAGAGTAGATGCAGGAAGTGTGATTTACCAAGTGGAGGATCAGTTTATCCCAGAAGACAACATAAGAGAGGGAGCAAAAGAGGAGGATATTGTGGAGGATGCAGTGTCACAGCAGAGTCTCAGCACCTTTGATGACCAATATGAAGACATTGAAAGACAACGTGCTTTGAGTTCTCAAATTGAGAACATCTCTGGTGACTGCATTACTGATGAAGAGAAAGATGAAGATGCTGTGGAGGAAATGGTGTTACAGGTACAGCACAATATAGGCTTCTTAGATGACCAAGATGAAGACAGTGCATCATGCACGAGTTCTCAAGTGGATGATACCTTAATGTCAGATGATGACATAAATGTtccagagaaagaggaagatgaGACTCTGGAGGAAGTGGCGTTATCTATACAGCAAAATGTTAGCATCACAAACTACCAAGATGAAGAGATTGAAGGTGAAGCTGTATCAGAAAGAAATTCTCCTTTGGAGGATCAACACACTGCAGATGGCAATATGGATATTGGAGATAATGAAGAGCATATTGTTGAGGAAGTGACATCACCAATACAGCCACATCTTAGCATCTCCAATGATGAAGAGATTGAAGGTATAGCTGTATCAGAAAGAAGTTCCCCATTGCAGGATCAGCTCTTTGCAGATGACAATATGGATATTGGAAAGAAAGAGGGGCATATTGCGaaggaagtgacatcactgATACAGCCACATCTTAGCATCTCCAACGATGAAGAGATTGGAAGAGTAGCTGCAGGAAGTGTGATTTACCAAGTGGAGGATCAGTTTATCCCAGAAGACAACATTAAAGatggagcaaaagaggaggaTATTGTGGAGAAAGAGGTGTCACCTGAACATCAAACAACTTTCATCTCAGATGAAGACAGTGAAGAAGAAGATGCATCCCACACAGTTTCTCAAGTGGAAGAGCTCATCTCAAATGGCAGTGTAAGTGATGGAGAAAAAGAGGCGCCATATATACAGCAAAATATTAGAATTTCAGATGACCAAGatgaagagagggaaagagaagatGCAAAAGGCACAAGTTCTCACGTTGAGGAAGAAGGAATTAAGTCTTTCCAGCAGTTAGAAGAGGATTCTCAGTCTTTAGAGCCTGAATGTTTATCAGGGTTTATCAGTCAACATGCAGAGATGATTCAGGTTGCAGCAACGTCAACAGTGATTGAATCCCAAGAAATGCCTTGGGAAGGTACTACACATCAAGTAAGGCAAGGGATAGACTCTTCCCAGAGAGGAGACATAACTCTGGAAATTCTTGAGAGACAAGACACTGTTGGTCAAGTGTTAGTGAGTGGTGCTAACATGGATGATGCGGTCAcatcttcagaggaactgagACCATCCAGGGTGGCCACAGGACAGGTTTATATGTCCAGTGAAGATAAAGGGGCCAGTAGTAGAATATTGGCATCTGGACAAGTAGCTGAGGGAGAAACGACTCAGTCTGATTTCCAGAACACCGATGTAATTCAAATTCAACAGAGTGAAGGTGGAGATCTCACTTTGGAAAAAGGCAAAGCAGAGGTCACTTCTGACCTAGGAATTAGAGAGGGATTAGATAACAGAGCAACTAATGCATCTGGTCAGGTATCACCAACATCTAATTTAGAGATTAGAGTGGTGGACCAGGCCATATCTTCAGTGTTGGAAACGGATCCAGGCTCAGCAGGGGCAGAAACTGCATGTTTTACTGCAACGAGTGAGGTAGCTGGAGAGGCTGGTTACCTTGTTCACAATGAGAGAGTGTGCATGACTGGAGAAGCAGCAGGGGTAGGCCCAAATACTGGGGGGAAAGCTGGTTCGATAGAGGTTGTCTCAGAAGCTCCCAATTACATGCATGGGGCTGAGGCAAGTGGTGGTGAAGTGAGTCCTGTACAGATTCAGACAGTCATCAGCCAAACTCCTCGCAGCAAATCCAGAAAGAGTAAAAAGGACTCTAACAAGGATCCTCAAAGTCCAAAACGCCCCTCTGGAAAGTGTAAACAACAGTGA